One region of Mangifera indica cultivar Alphonso chromosome 3, CATAS_Mindica_2.1, whole genome shotgun sequence genomic DNA includes:
- the LOC123212181 gene encoding monothiol glutaredoxin-S5-like codes for MASVTRMASERPVVIFSRSSCCMCHTIKTLFSEFGVNPAVYELDEIPAGREIEQALSRLGCNPTVPAVFIGGELVGGANQVMSLHLNRTLIPMLKRAGALWV; via the coding sequence ATGGCATCGGTGACTAGAATGGCATCTGAGAGGCCAGTGGTGATCTTCAGCAGGAGCTCTTGCTGCATGTGCCACACCATCAAGACTTTGTTTAGTGAGTTTGGGGTGAACCCAGCGGTCTATGAGCTGGATGAGATCCCGGCTGGACGGGAGATTGAGCAGGCTCTTTCAAGGCTAGGATGCAATCCGACGGTCCCAGCCGTGTTCATTGGTGGCGAACTGGTGGGTGGAGCCAATCAAGTCATGAGTCTTCATCTTAATCGGACCTTGATCCCAATGCTAAAGCGAGCTGGAGCATTATGggtttga